In Balaenoptera musculus isolate JJ_BM4_2016_0621 chromosome 19, mBalMus1.pri.v3, whole genome shotgun sequence, one genomic interval encodes:
- the FAAP24 gene encoding Fanconi anemia core complex-associated protein 24 isoform X1, with amino-acid sequence MEGNTPDGTGPMHVPFGHIVANEKWRGSQLAQGMQGKIKLVFEDGLTPVDFYLSSRSCILYITEADLVAGNGYRKRLVRVRNSSKLQGIVVVEKTQMSEQYFAAVQKFTVLDLGMVLLPVASQTEASCLIIQLVQEQTKEPSKNPFLRKKRALISEPALLRTVQQIPGVGKVKAPLLLQRFPSIQQLSNASIQELEPVVGQSVAQHIHAFFTQSR; translated from the exons ATGGAAGGGAACACCCCTGATGGCACAGGCCCCATGCACGTGCCGTTTGGGCACATTGTGGCCAATGAGAAATGGCGCGGGTCGCAGCTGGCACAGGGAATGCAAG gaaaaattaaACTTGTTTTTGAGGATGGACTGACACCGGTAGATTTTTACTTGTCTAGCAGATCCTGCATTCTTTATATCACTGAAGCTGATTTGGTGGCAGGAAATGGCTACAGAAAGAGACTTGTTCGGGTTAGAAAT tccAGTAAACTTCAAGGGATTGTAGTAGTTGAAAAAACGCAGATGAGTGAACAGTACTTTGCAGCTGTACAGAAATTTACTGTGCTGGATCTTGGGATGGTGTTGCTTCCAGTGGCCAGCCAGACGGAAGCGTCCTGTCTCATTATCCAGTTG GTTCAAGAGCAAACCAAAGAGCCCAGTAAGAACCCTTTTCTCAGGAAGAAACGGGCTCTGATCTCTGAGCCAGCCCTCCTTCGAACTGTGCAACAGATCCCAGGAGTCGGGAAAGTTAAAGCTCCTCTCCTGCTTCAGAGGTTTCCAAGTATCCAGCAACTAAGTAATGCTTCCATCCAAGAACTGGAGCCGGTGGTTGGACAATCAGTGGCCCAGCACATTCATGCGTTCTTCACCCAGTCCAGGTGA
- the FAAP24 gene encoding Fanconi anemia core complex-associated protein 24 isoform X3, protein MSGARSRPLMEGNTPDGTGPMHVPFGHIVANEKWRGSQLAQGMQGKIKLVFEDGLTPVDFYLSSRSCILYITEADLVAGNGYRKRLVRVRNSSKLQGIVVVEKTQMSEQYFAAVQKFTVLDLGMVLLPVASQTEASCLIIQLVQEQTKEPSKNPFLRKKRALISEPALLRTVQQIPGVGKVKAPLLLQRFPSIQQLSNASIQELEPVVGQSVAQHIHAFFTQSR, encoded by the exons ATGTCAGGGGCCAG ATCCAGGCCGCTGATGGAAGGGAACACCCCTGATGGCACAGGCCCCATGCACGTGCCGTTTGGGCACATTGTGGCCAATGAGAAATGGCGCGGGTCGCAGCTGGCACAGGGAATGCAAG gaaaaattaaACTTGTTTTTGAGGATGGACTGACACCGGTAGATTTTTACTTGTCTAGCAGATCCTGCATTCTTTATATCACTGAAGCTGATTTGGTGGCAGGAAATGGCTACAGAAAGAGACTTGTTCGGGTTAGAAAT tccAGTAAACTTCAAGGGATTGTAGTAGTTGAAAAAACGCAGATGAGTGAACAGTACTTTGCAGCTGTACAGAAATTTACTGTGCTGGATCTTGGGATGGTGTTGCTTCCAGTGGCCAGCCAGACGGAAGCGTCCTGTCTCATTATCCAGTTG GTTCAAGAGCAAACCAAAGAGCCCAGTAAGAACCCTTTTCTCAGGAAGAAACGGGCTCTGATCTCTGAGCCAGCCCTCCTTCGAACTGTGCAACAGATCCCAGGAGTCGGGAAAGTTAAAGCTCCTCTCCTGCTTCAGAGGTTTCCAAGTATCCAGCAACTAAGTAATGCTTCCATCCAAGAACTGGAGCCGGTGGTTGGACAATCAGTGGCCCAGCACATTCATGCGTTCTTCACCCAGTCCAGGTGA
- the FAAP24 gene encoding Fanconi anemia core complex-associated protein 24 isoform X2 has protein sequence MKDLESAQERTRKWSAAGNVAGDPELGPGRLGPRPGLDGGATARECQGPGRSRPLMEGNTPDGTGPMHVPFGHIVANEKWRGSQLAQGMQGKIKLVFEDGLTPVDFYLSSRSCILYITEADLVAGNGYRKRLVRVRNSSKLQGIVVVEKTQMSEQYFAAVQKFTVLDLGMVLLPVASQTEASCLIIQLGSNLHPLHWKGRVLTTGLPGKSRHVSFVKHQHFCLQVHVLFFFHLVVFHIVHLLIILLMPEKLYSWYI, from the exons ATGAAGGACTTGGAGAGCGCGCAGGAGAGAACCCGGAAGTGGAGCGCTGCAGGTAATGTCGCGGGAGACCCAGAACTGGGTCCTGGCCGGCTCGGCCCCCGCCCAGGACTGGATGGAGGAGCCACGGCGCGGGAATGTCAGGGGCCAGGCAG ATCCAGGCCGCTGATGGAAGGGAACACCCCTGATGGCACAGGCCCCATGCACGTGCCGTTTGGGCACATTGTGGCCAATGAGAAATGGCGCGGGTCGCAGCTGGCACAGGGAATGCAAG gaaaaattaaACTTGTTTTTGAGGATGGACTGACACCGGTAGATTTTTACTTGTCTAGCAGATCCTGCATTCTTTATATCACTGAAGCTGATTTGGTGGCAGGAAATGGCTACAGAAAGAGACTTGTTCGGGTTAGAAAT tccAGTAAACTTCAAGGGATTGTAGTAGTTGAAAAAACGCAGATGAGTGAACAGTACTTTGCAGCTGTACAGAAATTTACTGTGCTGGATCTTGGGATGGTGTTGCTTCCAGTGGCCAGCCAGACGGAAGCGTCCTGTCTCATTATCCAGTTG ggatcgaacctgcaccccctacattggaagggcagagtcttaaccactggactgccagggaagtcccgccatgTATCTTTTGTTAAGCATCAGCACTTCTGTCTGCAAGttcatgtgttgtttttttttcacctagTGGTTTTCCATATAGTtcatcttttaataattttactgatGCCTGAAAAATTATATTCGTGGTATATATGA